The genomic DNA CCTGCATAATAAAGGTTCACCGAACCCGCCATATGATAGGCCGTGTCACCAGGGTCGGTCTCAACGCACAGCACGGCCACCACTGCGTGACTTGTACCATAAACCGGCAGACAAGTCACAGCAACCTTTTTAAAATCTTGCCGAGTGACAAGCTCAGTGGTGTAACCGCCCGTGATTTTCCCACTGTAGATTTTATCCACAACCGTCTTGACCGGCTTGTAAGCGCCGCTAATCGGATAATCCATACCCGGCGCAAAATAGTCGGTTCCTGCCTCAGCGTTGTCGCGATAGCTACCATCCACCAGACAACGCAGCGTTTTGCCTTCGGCCCGGTAAAGCAGATAACTTTTCTGGTAATTCTGCTGGGTGTTCAGTTGGCTGAGCAGCCCGGCCAAAAACTTGTAATTAGCGTTAATGGTCGGCTCTTCAGCGAGCGCGCCAATCTGCTGCGCGGAATAATAAGAAACGACGGTGACGGCTGCGCGCATCTCGTTCATCGTCGCTTCGCCGGTGGTGCGCAGTGCATCGCTTTTGCGCACAGAGGGCGCTGCAAAACATAACAATGCCAGAATCGCGCTTAATACGGCCGTCAGTTTGAGTATCGTGCCAAATCCATAACCGCTTTTTTCTTCTAACTGCTTCATGTCACTCACTCCCTGTCGATGTTATGATAATTATAACATAAAGTACGTGGGTTTACAGCATAATGCCCTTTTATTTGGCAGTATTTTATGCCATAATGAGAGTGTTAAAACGCTCCGGACGGGGTCGGCGGTTTGACCGCTTTCTCCACCGTTTAATAAATAACAAGGATGTGTTTCGTATTTTTGAAATTCTTCAGCCCGAGCAATATGAAGCGCTTGATCGCTTCGTAGAAAATCATCCGCAGGGCAGCTTTACCCAGTGCAGCAGTTGGCGCAAGGTCAAAAACAACTGGGGTTTTGAGGCGGTGGCCTGCCGTGATGACAAGGGCGAAATCATCGGTTCAGTTTCGATTCTGATACAAAAAATACCTTTGATTGGCAGTTGCTTTTTATATGCGCCGCGAGGCCCTGTCTGTGATCTGCACGATGAGGTGACGTTGCGCCAGCTTAAAGCGGGCGTGGATGCGTTGGCGAAAAAGTATCACGCCCACGTTTTTAAAATGGATCCCGATGCGCCCGAGGATAATACAGAATTCTGCCGCATCGCCAAGGCGATGGGCTTTGTCCGCTCCTATGGCCCCGATGGCTTCGAGGGCATTCAGGCGCGCTTTAACTATCGCTTATACCTCAATGGCCGCGACGAAGAGGCGCTTCTGGCAAACCTTACGCAGCAGACCCGCCGCAACCTGCGCAAGGCGATTAAATTTGGCGTAACAGTAAAAGTTGTCGGCGAGGAGTATCTTGACGACTTTGTCCGCCTCATGGCTGTCACCGGCGAACGGGACGGCTTCGCCGTGCGTCCCCGTGCCTATTTTTTGCGTTTTTTAGAGGCGTTGGGTGAGCACGCCCGCCTATATATGGCGTTTTACGAAGGTCAGGCCATTGCCGGGGCGATCACCACTAATTTTGGTGACAAGACCTGCTATGTCTACGGCGCTTCTGACAACAATCACCGCGAGGTCATGCCCAACTACCTTCTGCAATGGGAAATGATCCGCTGGGCTATTGAAACCGACTGCACCGTCTACGATTTTCAGGGCATATCGGGGAACCTTGAGGAGGAGGGCAACCACATGTATGGTCTCTACCGTTTTAAGCGCGGATTCAACGGACAGATTGATGCCCTGTTGGGTGAGTTTGACTACACCTATCGCCCTGTGGCTACCAAAATGGTTAATCACGCCATCGCCCTTAATGACCGGCTGCGCAAGCTAAAGCGCAGTCTTTCCCGATGAAGTCACCGCTTTTGGCGGCGCTTGGCCGCTATCTTGATAAAAAGCGCGAACGGTTGCATATGCCGGGGCACAAAGGTCTGCTGCCCACCCCGCTAGATGGTTGCGCGCCCTTTGATGTCACCGAACTGCCCGACACCGGCTGCCTTTATGACGGTGAGGGCGCGCCGGTGGAAACCGAGGCGCTCTTTTCCAACCTTTACGGCAGCGGAGCCACACTTCTGTCAGCCGGTGGCAGCACCCTGTGCATTCAAGCCATGCTGGCACTGCATTGCCCGGAGGGGTCAAAGGTACTCATGACCCGCGCGGCACACCATGCGGCGGTCAACGCGGCAGCAGTTTTAAATCTTGAGCCGGTCTGGCTGTCCCCCGATGAAATCACCGGCGTGCAAACCCCTGCGCGCATCTCGCCGCAGGCAGTCGAAGCTGCACTGTTACAAAATCCGGGTGTGTCGGCCGTCTATCTAACCAGCCCGGATTATTTCGGTACGCTATGTGATATCAAGGCTATTTCGGCCATTGCCCACAGCCATGGTAAGCCGCTGTTGGTCGATAACGCCCACGGCGCACATCTGATTTTTTTCGATAATCTTCACCCGATAGCGCTTGGGGTTGACGCCTGCTGTGACTCGTTGCACAAAACGTTGCCCGCCTTAACCGGCGCGGCACTACTGCACCTGAAGGATGGCACCCTAGCTGATGAAG from Oscillospiraceae bacterium MB24-C1 includes the following:
- a CDS encoding peptidoglycan bridge formation glycyltransferase FemA/FemB family protein; amino-acid sequence: MFRIFEILQPEQYEALDRFVENHPQGSFTQCSSWRKVKNNWGFEAVACRDDKGEIIGSVSILIQKIPLIGSCFLYAPRGPVCDLHDEVTLRQLKAGVDALAKKYHAHVFKMDPDAPEDNTEFCRIAKAMGFVRSYGPDGFEGIQARFNYRLYLNGRDEEALLANLTQQTRRNLRKAIKFGVTVKVVGEEYLDDFVRLMAVTGERDGFAVRPRAYFLRFLEALGEHARLYMAFYEGQAIAGAITTNFGDKTCYVYGASDNNHREVMPNYLLQWEMIRWAIETDCTVYDFQGISGNLEEEGNHMYGLYRFKRGFNGQIDALLGEFDYTYRPVATKMVNHAIALNDRLRKLKRSLSR
- a CDS encoding aminotransferase class V-fold PLP-dependent enzyme yields the protein MKSPLLAALGRYLDKKRERLHMPGHKGLLPTPLDGCAPFDVTELPDTGCLYDGEGAPVETEALFSNLYGSGATLLSAGGSTLCIQAMLALHCPEGSKVLMTRAAHHAAVNAAAVLNLEPVWLSPDEITGVQTPARISPQAVEAALLQNPGVSAVYLTSPDYFGTLCDIKAISAIAHSHGKPLLVDNAHGAHLIFFDNLHPIALGVDACCDSLHKTLPALTGAALLHLKDGTLADEARRRMATFGSTSPSYLVMLSADLLLPQWEVLKSSYTALAQSVAQLRSLALEKGIWATCANLQAPVDPVRISLLFAEGQRDTALSLLQDCGIEAEYLSPRHIVLIPGPQNNLTPVEKLIAHLPALHEAPSLSLPVHQPQHLLPLRRAVLSPAERLSLLDALGRIAAAPVSPCPPGVALLMPGEILDQTTATTLKSAGITSLFVVK